The DNA segment atctcccattaaaatttttcccaggggtggccgaacacttgtATGTTCCTCGTCTAAGCAATTAATTTTAGTCCCTATTACGACTCAAGTTAAATTCAAATATTGACTCCTGTTTTTCTACAATTAGATAAATTTATCTTGCAGTGTTCACGGTTCCTGATACATCTGACATTAATATATCCAAATATGTACAAGTATCGAAAGTTGAAGAAAGCACATGCATTACGCCGATTGTTAATAATACTCGATCGAAGAAACCTATCAGTCTCCGACGAATTCGAACACCACCGCTTTTAAAGCTAACGAAAGTCAGTATAAACTTCAGCGATGATGAAGATAATTCTTCGCCGCCTTCTAGGCATAGAAAAACGAGATTGCGTGGTAAATTAACAAGAAGAAAACTtctggacgacaagtattcGGACGATACTGATAAAACGGAAGTAGAAACCAAACAATCGGGAAAAAGGTCGTCCTCGGAAGAGCTTatagaaataaagaaagaaaatttGAACAACGTTTCTATGaaagatattttaaataaaattgtatcgcTAGTGCCTGATGTCTCCGAATATGTATACAAAGCAGTAGACAACATAGACGAACCGGCTACAAGCAAAAACGTGCAAAACTTAATCGAGAGGATAGAAGATCTTAAAATGAACGGAATCTCGCATAAAGATGTCAGAAAAACGCGACATAAAAAGCAACTAACTCCGAGCGACTGTACCAAGATCAATGAAGTAATTGCACTGTTTAAAGACTTGGATGTCAACGAACAAGAAGAAAACGAGAAAAACAATGTAGAAAGATCGGGGGAAAGTTCGTGTAACGGACAATATAATAAAACAGATGATTTGAGAAAACCGAGTGTGAGCGAAAGCACAAGACGAAGTACAAGACTATCTGCAAAACATAGTGTTACAAGTAAGAAGACTCACAATACAAAACTAAGGAAACCTTAAGAAAAATTTTTGTGATAATACAACACTGCCAACATTTGTACATTTATATgaataattaaagaaaaattataatattatatattttgtaaagaacgaataataatttaaaataaatgtactaatataaataaaaaaaaatatcttaATGTTATGTTTATCGTGTTTGATATTTTAAATGTCAGTTGTTAGAATTAATAGAATAATGTTACtagaattttagaaaatatttattaaaatatttcacataTATACACGTCGAGTAAAAAATATTGGGAGTTAAAATTACTTAATGATATTACAAATGTagatttctattttattctacCCATTACTTTCTCTATACCTATTatactttataaataataactgTATTTCTTCCAATTAAATACTTTACAAactttgtttaatattttcgaaaagaaattttcttcGTAAATTTTTTACCATTCTAAGTATCACACAAATATTTATTGTTAGATAGTATGgccgataataataaataaatttttgcatTATTACCTAAAAAGGAAAATTACGTAGTTTATTTGTCATAATTTCATAGAATGGAAAACGgaaaatcaatcgtaaaaaattGTATTAAGAACTCAATTACATAAAGATAACTATTATTACAACATGAAATACTATGAATACTTAATGAAAGCGATATTCAAACAACTGCAAAATTTAAAAGTATTACATTGATGTAATAGTTATCTATGACAAAAACTTGAAACTTTTATTGCTTAAAATGAATgactaaataaaatatttccgtGATTAAGTTGTGTCCTATATTATATACGTtttgaaatgtaaaaaaattgataaatttctattataaatcaatacaatttttcagaacgattgatCAATGTCattgaatattaaatatatctGCTCAAACTGTAAAAATTCAGAAACATACACGGAGTATTATTACATACTCTCATTATACAATGGTATGTTCTCATTGTTCGTATAaatttagaattaaaaaaaattgtctaTGAAGAGTATTTCTCCTTGCATTGACATTACACAAACTTTTTTATCATTGACAATGAGAAATAACCatgaaaaaaacagaaaaaaaaagaaatatgaaGGTCGTAGCTTTATTTTCCctgtttaataattattttgtagAATATTAGGAGTAGTGGAAATTTTAAACATCGTGTATAAATTATATGTAACGATCGTCAATAGTTATGTAACTTATTATATCGATTACAAAGAGAAAGTATTCTTttacatatattatattaatttactTTTTCTTAACAAATAAACGGTGatcgaaaaaaattgaaacttcTCACTACTCTTAATATTTATGACACGACTGTAAGTATGTAGTTTTGTAGAAAATTAGAATAAATGTTGAACATAATAAATTGTAATACGATACTGTagttagaaaaatataaaaataaaattgtaaaaaatgctATTTGTTCGTGCAAGAAGAAAAACGAATGTAATTCCGAACATATTTCTTCCACATTTGTGAATCAAAAGATTGCATTATGACAATAAATgcacttttatttgttttttgcCTGCCATACAAAAATAACATAAATCAGAATTAGGATAGCCATTAATCACAGTCTATAAACGGGTATAATTCAGCTCTGAATTCACAGAGCATTCATCTTTGTTCTGTTTAAGACTTAAACCTCTTATTATTTCTTCTTGATTTTTAGCCAGCTCCATTAAAGCTAAAGCGCCTAACCATTTTTGACTATCTTCTGGAATTGGTAACTTTATAAGATTATCTTCCTGTTTAACAACTACTACTTTTACTCCCGTCTCGGGCGCCATCGACGGCACTTTTGAAATAATATCTTTGctgttattattgttattattattattagaacTTCCAGCTAACATCAAAACGGTCGGTCTTGTTATGTTCTCGCTGATACAAGAACTCATGATCGTATCCTGCTTAATCGTatctttttgagaaaaattcttaatttttatattcaatCGATTCAATGAAGAATTAGAAGCATCCTTTGTTAAATCATTATCCCAATATATATGGCTCGAGTGTTTGGAAGATTCGAGCTCGGAGGTAGAGTGGTTAATATTAGCTTTGATTTGGTGTgcattatttgaaaaattatttgtattGTGTTGCGACGCATTCCAAATAGTTTGAGACAATGTATTGGACGCTTGAAACACGTACTTTTGTTCTTTCTTTGCGCACGTTTCTGGAGTTTCATTGTCGGTGGCTACGTCCCAAGATATATGACCAGACACATAAGAAGGATCTAATTCTGATTTTGTGAGTTCAATTTCTTTACACGCATTTAAACACGATGTATCCGTCACGATGGACGAATTATCAACGGGCGTGTTCCATTGCATTTGGTTTAAACAATTTGATTTAAATGAAGCGATTACCGGAGTGTTTGCTGGTTTGGCATCCCAATTTAAAGGTTTAGCCAACTGTTGCTCCAAGCAAGCTTCGCGTAACCATCGTTTCTTTGGCTGAAGTCTATCCAATGGTCTTCTTAAGGGCGTTATCGCCAACTTTGTCGATGTCTCCTCGTCCTCGGACGTTTGTAATACAGCACACGTTTCCGCGGGATCTTCGTCCTGGCTCTCCTCTTGGCTATCTTGACTTTCTCCGCAGTACAATCGTTGATTGGAAGGTTTGCAATCCAAGTTCTCCTGTTCCCCTGTTGCATCCATCATCAGACCCTTTCTAGATTTAACTCTTTTGTGATTTTCAGAACTACTTTTCCACGTTTTTTTCTTGCGCTCATTTTTCCCTGTAGGAGTTCTATCCTCTCGTTCTCTAGACATTTTATAACGCTCTAGCCATCTGGTAACATCGTGAGGCAGTTCAGTGTTCTCCGATACTGGCTTTAATACAAAGTCATCAGAGCGTGTGAGAGTGGCATAAGGATGATCTGGACAATGTCTGTTTGCATGCGTAAATCTCATTTCACAGCCAGGTTCTGTACATAAAAAAGGTTTCTCCCCTGTATGCAATCGTTGATGAGTTTTTAGTTGTCCAGATTGTGTAAATGCTTTCGTGCACCCTGGATAATCACATGGATAAGGACGCTCAcctgaaaaaataattattcttgtATGAAATTTAGAAATTCATCTACCAAGACTATTGTTGAAAAATGATGTCATTTGCGTTATTTagtttatttttttcataaataaataCTTAGTTCTTCTATTTAATAACTTCTgacttaaattataaaaatatatattcctTGTTCCTGATTATAACAAACATAAATACAAGATAAAGGTTGGAAAATTGATAATCGGAagaaatttcgtttaaattgcgcacgagattgaaaaaacaattgTTTTCGCTATGCAACCGGgaattcgaataaaaaaaatttggagTCGACGATTCTATGCTCTCCGAACAAAGAATACATTTCACGacgatatttaaaagaaaaaaaatatttcaacacgATAAAGAACTATTATTTCTATAACTACGCGTGCATAGCGAAcacgaagaagaaaaaaaattactatttcACAGTCGGTAGTATAGCGTAACTCCGTTCACATGATTTGATTCGCTATTTCCACAAATAAGCCATTTAACTATTTAAAGTGCGCATGATGGCGATTGGCGGGACGCGTGACCACACGAGAAGCCGCGCACCAACCTCGTTCGTAATCATACGGCCGTACGTGCTGTTCACGAGACAAACGCCGAGTTTTCTCACAGAAAGTTCTGCTGAAATGATGCGTGCGTTTTCGTGGAACGCCGGAAAATCGAAACAACGAAAGCCGAAACGTACCTGTGTGGGTACGCAAATGTGCTTGCAGGCTTTTCTCCCGTGGGAAGACACGATTGCAGTAGGTGCATTTTATGCTGCTCGGCGAGGTACTTCCTTGCATCATAAGATTCGAAAGAGCGTCGGCTCTGGGTCGTCCACGGCGATGACTCTCCGACCCTCCTGAACGCGAACGGGGCCCGGTTCGCGTGGCAACCACGCTATGCTCCCTGTATTCCGGCGAGGAACACGAACTACCCGGGCTGAGGTTCACGTTTCTCGCCTCCTCGCCCCAATTCCACGGATAAAGCATGGTGTCGCACATCGGCGGACTGCACGGCAATGCTTCCGTCAAAGGACGTGATTCACGCTTCGGCGTGTGCAATTccatttcacgtttttcacttcACCTCGCTGTTCGGCCAGCCACCTTAAAAACTAGTGTTACCGCGACCACCTTCTATCCTCTGTCCTTCtttgtctctttctctctctctccctcttggGTTGGCACCCTCCGTGTGCCGCGTGCAACTGGTAAACCGCCAAAACGAGTGTACCCGGCGCGATGTACGATGCACGTGTACGCGTGTAAGTACGTATGGTGGATAATCGGGAACTACGCGTTAAAGTTAATCTTCGATTCACAATAATGGAAGAATAATAAGGTTTTAAGAAATGAAACTTTCTTCGTCGCAGGGCACCCACAACAGAATCACACCTCGTTCCGCTTCTTGTGTCGTTGGCATTGTCGTAACGACTGTTTCTACACGCGGCTTGGTCCCGATGCGCGCGCATCCTTTCCCTCGCGATCGTGCAACCAATCACCGGCTCGCAGAAAAAGAAATGCATGATTCGTGAAGTTGACTAATTAATAGCGTTCTTCGTGAAACGCATTAAATTTTTGTATTGAAATTGTTTATTTCTCGTTGTTTTTACTGTTGTATTCTTTAATTTCACGAAATTTCGTTTAATAGACATTGATTGCCTCTGTTCGCAATCATTATAGTATGATATTGGACAAACTATTGTATGTTTTTTCTTCagcaataatttaaataaaaaattctgcAGGAGTGGGGATTTATACGATttgtataaattaataattaactaGCGGTTAATGATAATTTATTATTCCGTTTGTACGCATTCTGAAACTTTCAAACTATAGATTGGaacgtatatatgtatgtattaaaATTATGCgtcgataaaaataattataatgatgGAATGTACCATTTCTCTTGTACTTTACAAATTGCTACACACCGATATTACATGTTGCGATTTAAAAAGTTTAGTTTCGAAACATGTTTGTTTCGAATTTTTACGTTTGATATGAAAATGCCGCATAATGATTTTATAAGTGGCTGGTTTACAGCAGAGTTCATGAGTgatatagaaatattttaaaaactacGTACCTTTTATAAATGTACGAACGATACATTTGTGATTACATAGAGTGTAAATAAGAAaagttgaaaaaaatatttgtaatcgtAAATTACGAACGTGTTGCTTGAAATACGAATTTTTGAACATTACCTATGGGGTAATGGAGATaatttgagggtatgtataaACAATGATTATTGTTCTTTTATCAACAGCTGATTTTATTTCTCCAAGAAATATCGTAAACCACAGTAATAAAACAAAAACTATACTGAAGTACGAATTATTAAAGAATGTTGGATAAATGAACGTAGTATGGGAATTAACAAAATCTTCGATTCGCGGGCTATATCAAAACGTTTGGAAATCAACACTGCATACCGGTAGTTTTTGTTCATCGTCAAAATATTATGAAATACGATATATAACGAAAATAATAGTCATTAGATGCATAAATATTACCGTACGGCAATAAGATAAAGCACGAGAGATAAGAAAATCTATTCGGTTGGGCGTTAAGTAATTCATGAAAATAATGCCGGTTTCTTTGAGAACTACGTCTGTAGAAATCGCGCCGTTTTATTATCGGACaattgatattttaaaaatataatacgaTTAAAATTAGAAACTGAATTTTCAACGGCATTTTGCGGCCTTAAACTGTGTAAAATTGATGGTATAAATGATATTGGTGGGGAGGTGGCGCGCTGGGTGCAAGACAATTATGCGGTCCCTCCCTGAGCACAGACCTCGTGGTGAACTATCTCCGGACTCGGCCATATTGAAATATTGAATGTCTCTGTTACACAAGGGCTCAAGAGTAGCCGTGAAATTTTCGCGTGATCCTCGACGAAGAGAGGATAAAAGACATCATGGAAAATACGTACAGCATTAACGTTACCAATAAATTCTCGGTACCGTTGTTGGGTGATGACGCAGATCTGCACGAGATTATGCAGCAACGGGAACAAGAGAAGGAAGCTAAGAAAAAGGAAAAGCTTACAGAGAAGGAGAATAAGAGTAAGCAGCCGGACGCTCAAAAGCCACCCGGTAACAAACCGCAAAAAGCTCGAGTGATAAAGGATGCACAGCCACCAGCAGTGAAGGTGCAAGATCCAAAGAAAGATCAAGGTTAGTAATTTTTCATTACGATCGTTGCCTCGTGCGCGGTATTATGGCCGTCGCGCTGGTCCCCTCGTGGGTCCATGTGCGTTTGATATTTTGTCGCACGTTAAACGACTTACTATCCCCATTGGCGTTCGTTTTATGAGATATCTATCGTTAATTTCTGTTACACATTCAatatgaaattatttaatagaaaatttccACTTCGACGCTCGCATTTTTGgcaattttttaacaatttcttACACCGCACAGTGTGGGGTTCATTTCGTGTCGTAAAAATAGAATTTACCAATGGTGACCCCACGTGTCGTTTAACAAATAATTTCGATCAATTCTACGATTTATTGTTAAAATTCGATCTATTAATCGTGGAACGAATCATGATACGGAAATTTAAAGAGAACATAACTGTGGATGGAAACCGAATCCATCTCTTTAATCGTGGACAGTTCTATGACTATTTTTATtgcaaataatatattttagaaaaattatatggATACATTGATCGTACGTTAAATTGTAATTAAAATAGGTGTTTATACATACatgtgctttcatattttatgtATACATCGTAAACTATTATTAGCAAGATCATGAACTGTCTATGAAATGTAAAGACTTGTATGCATTTGGAGTATTTGCATATTTTATTACTGTCtaaatgttatttttaatctttttgatcaaagaaacatttttatatGTCTAAAtgtgattttttttaaatataatgttGCAGAGTATTTTAAATGACTTTGAAATTGTATGTATATATTAGTAGACAAAAAGCCACCGCAACAGAGAACCAGTGGTGGAGATCGCATCGTTAAATTTTCTGGAGAAAGTAGGGAAGAACGCAATAATAGGCGCAATCGTGAAGATGGTGAAAGGACACCTCGTGGGCAAGGAGAATTAAGACGTGGACCTCCTGGGTAGGTACAAGAAACAAAAGTGGGTAATTGTTTATAATATTGCTACTCTTGCTGATTTCATAGATTTTGGAGTTTGttgtttgaataaaattttactcaTCTCTGCTACAACATCATTGAGAATCAATAGGGTTAGTTCTATTGTAAATAATTACCCAAATAAAAGCAATTCGTCGATcgtgaatatttattttaaattgaaaaattgtcgCAAAATATACGCAGCAGTCTGTTAAATTAGAATAAAATTCAATACTCTGCTGTTCTCTGCTTTAAAACTATCTCATCTTGTGTTAGAATTAATAGATGCAAAATAAAAGCAGTTTTACTGTGTTATCGTTTTTCCTTGTATTTTTGTTTAGCGAGGGACGTGAAACGCGagaatttagaaattctaatgaTACTCAACAACGTGGGGAATATGGAGAGCGTAGGGTTCGTGGTGGAATGCGTGGAATGGGACGTGGACGTGGAGGGCCACGTGGACGTGGTGGATACGATAGCCGTGGAAAACGTGAATTTGATCGTCAATCTGGCTCCGACAAAacgtaattttctgttactattCATTTTTATCGTTTTGTTTGTTTGTAATTGCACTATTTATGATTAATTTCTTCTGTGTACATAAGCAGCGGGATTAAACCAGTGGATAAAAAAGATGGTGCTGGTAGCCATAACTGGGGTACCCACAATGATGAAATTGAGTAAGTATGGTATTTGAAACATGTTTACAATTAAAGGAAACTAGCAAAATTTGTTTAATGACTATTGTCATTGAAAAAAAACAATCGAATTTTTAAACTTCCGTTTTGTTTACTTGCAGGGAAAGTTTGAATCCAGAGAGTCAAGATTGGCCTAACGAGAAACCTGACGGAGATGCTCCCCAAGCATCCCCGGAAACAAAAGAAGGGGAAACGAATCCGGACGCAGTGGAAGAAAAACCAGCCGAAGAAGAATCGCGTGAATTGACATTGGACGAATGGAAAGCTCTGCGTAATAATAGAGCGAAGCCTCAGTATAATATACGCAAAGCTGGAGAAGGTGAAGACTTGACTCGCTGGAAAAAGATGTACGCACTcgaaaaaaagaaggaaagcGCCGAGGAAGACGATGAAGACGAAGAAGACTATGACGCCGCAGCGGAGTATCCACAACGAGTTGGAAGGCAAAAACGTGTGTTAGGAATCGAGATACAGTTCAGTGACTCACGACGTGGTGCCGGTGGACGTGGTCGAGGACGAGGTGGCCGTGGGGAACGCGCCAACAGCCGTGGATTTGGAAATCGTGGTGGCGCTCCTAGAGATGGAGAACCACGTGGTCCTGTAAGTTTTTTTATAAACcataatatttttttagaatatcCCTGTTAATTTCAAATTCGAGTAACGTCGAAGTAGTAAATACATCGttacaaataaacaaaaaacgtatattgtttttacaatttttaatttttaatcgatCACTTTATATCGTTATCAGCAATATTCTAATAATAACAAAGTTAATCAATATTTCGTTCGTTTTTTTAGCCTCCACAAGCTGAGCAAAGGTCGCCTCGTGGACGTCAAAACGCTCCAAAAGTAGACGATGAAAATGACTTCCCATCATTGGGATAGGTGGTTTCGTTCATCATCTACACAGTATCCCACCATTACCACCATCATCAGTACTACTACCACAGATAAAATTACCATTAAtactaaaaaaatattactaTCAACATTTTTGCGTCAGTGACAACGTTAAATGCATAATACAGTACACCTTTGCAAAATGAGATACGTAATTTACCTAAATAAATCATAGCGCATGAATGCGCTCTTACATATTGGCACGTTGACGTACACATAAAAAGTCGCATGATATGAACAAAATATAGATCACGATCCTTTTTTGTACTTGTAACAACTGAGTTTGTCCGTAACTAGTTACGAACCACTAGTTCGCAGATGAACAGTAAAGTAATAAGAACGAGGCTGGATATTCATGGACTTGTTAATAATTGTGAATTTGATCAATACTAGACGAAAAATATATGGCTGAAAGAC comes from the Colletes latitarsis isolate SP2378_abdomen chromosome 7, iyColLati1, whole genome shotgun sequence genome and includes:
- the LOC143343639 gene encoding uncharacterized protein LOC143343639 isoform X1 — protein: MENTYSINVTNKFSVPLLGDDADLHEIMQQREQEKEAKKKEKLTEKENKSKQPDAQKPPGNKPQKARVIKDAQPPAVKVQDPKKDQVDKKPPQQRTSGGDRIVKFSGESREERNNRRNREDGERTPRGQGELRRGPPGEGRETREFRNSNDTQQRGEYGERRVRGGMRGMGRGRGGPRGRGGYDSRGKREFDRQSGSDKTSGIKPVDKKDGAGSHNWGTHNDEIEESLNPESQDWPNEKPDGDAPQASPETKEGETNPDAVEEKPAEEESRELTLDEWKALRNNRAKPQYNIRKAGEGEDLTRWKKMYALEKKKESAEEDDEDEEDYDAAAEYPQRVGRQKRVLGIEIQFSDSRRGAGGRGRGRGGRGERANSRGFGNRGGAPRDGEPRGPPPQAEQRSPRGRQNAPKVDDENDFPSLG
- the LOC143343222 gene encoding uncharacterized protein LOC143343222 → MELHTPKRESRPLTEALPCSPPMCDTMLYPWNWGEEARNVNLSPGSSCSSPEYREHSVVATRTGPRSRSGGSESHRRGRPRADALSNLMMQGSTSPSSIKCTYCNRVFPREKSLQAHLRTHTGERPYPCDYPGCTKAFTQSGQLKTHQRLHTGEKPFLCTEPGCEMRFTHANRHCPDHPYATLTRSDDFVLKPVSENTELPHDVTRWLERYKMSREREDRTPTGKNERKKKTWKSSSENHKRVKSRKGLMMDATGEQENLDCKPSNQRLYCGESQDSQEESQDEDPAETCAVLQTSEDEETSTKLAITPLRRPLDRLQPKKRWLREACLEQQLAKPLNWDAKPANTPVIASFKSNCLNQMQWNTPVDNSSIVTDTSCLNACKEIELTKSELDPSYVSGHISWDVATDNETPETCAKKEQKYVFQASNTLSQTIWNASQHNTNNFSNNAHQIKANINHSTSELESSKHSSHIYWDNDLTKDASNSSLNRLNIKIKNFSQKDTIKQDTIMSSCISENITRPTVLMLAGSSNNNNNNNNSKDIISKVPSMAPETGVKVVVVKQEDNLIKLPIPEDSQKWLGALALMELAKNQEEIIRGLSLKQNKDECSVNSELNYTRL
- the LOC143343639 gene encoding uncharacterized protein LOC143343639 isoform X2 — encoded protein: MENTYSINVTNKFSVPLLGDDADLHEIMQQREQEKEAKKKEKLTEKENKSKQPDAQKPPGNKPQKARVIKDAQPPAVKVQDPKKDQVDKKPPQQRTSGGDRIVKFSGESREERNNRRNREDGERTPRGQGELRRGPPGEGRETREFRNSNDTQQRGEYGERRVRGGMRGMGRGRGGPRGRGGYDSRGKREFDRQSGSDKTGIKPVDKKDGAGSHNWGTHNDEIEESLNPESQDWPNEKPDGDAPQASPETKEGETNPDAVEEKPAEEESRELTLDEWKALRNNRAKPQYNIRKAGEGEDLTRWKKMYALEKKKESAEEDDEDEEDYDAAAEYPQRVGRQKRVLGIEIQFSDSRRGAGGRGRGRGGRGERANSRGFGNRGGAPRDGEPRGPPPQAEQRSPRGRQNAPKVDDENDFPSLG